TTGAATAGCCAAACTAAGATTTTTAACATTACCATATTTTTTTCAAATATTAGTAGCATCAATAAAACATTCATCTATTCCTAGTATTTCGACTTTATAAGTAAATTGTTCTTTAATTAAGTTAAAAATTCTTTCGCTATATTCTTCATACAAATCTCTATTACCTTCTTTAATTATTAATTCACCATAAGCTAGTTTTTTTGCTTCAAATATAGGTGTTCCTGCCTTTATTCCGTATTTTCTAGCATCATATGAAGCAGCAACAATAATGCTTTTATCGTTATTACGTGCAACAACAACTGGTTTATTTTTTAATGTTTTATCATGAGCTTGTTCACAACTTGCAAAAAAAGCATCCATATCAAGATGCAAAATTACTTTTTGATTCATGTGGATGCCTCCCTTTTTAAGTTAAATATTTTCAAGATTGATTAACGACCTTATTCAATTCTTCTTCTTTTCAATTTTTTTGATTTTCTGTTTTAGTTAAATAAGCTAAATACTCAATATTTTGCTTTTTATTACCAACAATTGGTGAATAAGTTAATCTATCAACTGAAAAACCGTTTTGCTTAGCATAAAATATAAAATTTTTAATAACTTGCAGATGAGTTGATTTTAAATTTACTTTTCCATTTTTAGTTAATTCACTTCCTGCCTCAAATTCAGGTTTTAATAATACAACACCATATGTTTGTTCTTTAATTAAACTATTTAAGGCCGGTAAAATTTTGTCTAATGAAATAAAACTTACATCACAACAAAAAAAATCAATTGTTTGATTGAAATCTTCTGGTTTTGCATATCTAAAATTATATTTTTGCATGTCTTTTACTAAAGGATTATTTTTTAAAGAAGAATCTAATTGATCAGTTCCTACATCAACTGCATATACTAAACTTGCCTTATTTTCCAAACAAACTTCTGTAAAACCACCAGTTGAAGCTCCGATGTCTAAACATACTTTATTGTTTAAGTCTATTTTTCAATCTTTAATTGCTTTTTCAAGCTTTAAACCAGCTCTTGAAACAAAAGTGCTTTGTTTCAATTTTATTTCAATTAAGTCTGTTTCGTTTACCATAAAACCAGCTTTTGTTATTAAAGTATTATTTACATATACTTCTTTTCTATTAACGATTTGTTCTTTTGCCTTGCTTCTTGTAGAAACTAATTCTTTTTCTACAAGAACTTCATCTAAACGTTTTTTCATTAATTAAATTCTTCGATTTTATTTTCTTCTAAAACTTTGTTAATAGTGCCTTTGTATTCAGTTAGTTTTTCTTTTGCTAATTGAATTCTTTTAATGTTTTCTTCAAATATTTTCATTGCTTGTTC
This is a stretch of genomic DNA from Mesoplasma coleopterae. It encodes these proteins:
- a CDS encoding TlyA family RNA methyltransferase gives rise to the protein MKKRLDEVLVEKELVSTRSKAKEQIVNRKEVYVNNTLITKAGFMVNETDLIEIKLKQSTFVSRAGLKLEKAIKDWKIDLNNKVCLDIGASTGGFTEVCLENKASLVYAVDVGTDQLDSSLKNNPLVKDMQKYNFRYAKPEDFNQTIDFFCCDVSFISLDKILPALNSLIKEQTYGVVLLKPEFEAGSELTKNGKVNLKSTHLQVIKNFIFYAKQNGFSVDRLTYSPIVGNKKQNIEYLAYLTKTENQKNWKEEELNKVVNQSWKYLT
- the xseB gene encoding exodeoxyribonuclease VII small subunit, which encodes MENKTYDQLITELKEETLKLSSSEISMEQAMKIFEENIKRIQLAKEKLTEYKGTINKVLEENKIEEFN